AAAGTAGGAGGCAGGGATGGACCCAGCAGTGTGAAGCCTGGCCGAAGCAGCAGCGAGAGGGAAGACTGGGAATATGCAGAGCCTGGTTTGGTTGGGCTTTGAATGCCAACCTAGCACCAGCCTTGAACACCAGGACATTGTCCCCAAGGGCATGGAGAGCCATTAAGGCTTTCTGACAAGAGATGGGGCTGGTTTGTTTCAAGCAATGGTTGAAGCAAATCAAGCCTGCATtgttggggagggcagagcggAGATAGACTGAAGAGCCCTAAACTGACCCCTCTCCAGGGTGCGCAGAAGTCCCCTTTCAGCCTTTATGAACCAGGCTTTGAccatctcctccccaccccattctCCAGGGAACCATTGATGGACTGTCCTCACAGCTGGAGGTCTTCCAGGCCAAGATGAAGAGGGTAGAAGAGTCCATTCTGAGCCAAGACTATAAGAAGCACATCCAGGTGGGTGGCAGGTAACACCTGGGACCTTTTCCTTCTTGAATCTCCGGGGAGGACAGGGTCTGGGCGACAGGAAAGACCAGGCCTTTCTCAAGGCCAGGGCTCAGACCTGGCACTCTTACCTTCACAAGAGCCTGGGAGAAACAGTTTGCTCATGTCACTGAGGGGAAAGTAAGGCTTAGAGCACAGGGGATAGATAGTAAAGTGCTCAGACTCTGCATTCAGAAGGAACTAGGTGCAAAGAGCTAACCTACCACTTAGCGTGTGTGACTTACCTGGTCTGCACCGTGGCTCCTCAGCTGTGGTGGTAGTCGGGCTGGCCTCGAAGGGTGTTATGAGGCCAGAATGAAGTAAAGCATAGTAAGCACTTACCGTGAGCCAAGAGAGGGAGGTGGTGTGTGAGAGGCAAACGATGAATTGGAGGCAGAACCGGGAAGAGGCAGGCAGcccttgcccctctctccctgaGGGTTTGCTGAGAtccctgtgtgtccctgtctaGGATTACGGAAGCCCCAGCCAGTTCTGGGAGCAGGAACTGGAGAGCTTACACTTTGTCATCGAGATGAAGAACGAACGTATCCATGAGCTGGACAAGCGGCTGATCCTCATGGAAACAGTGGTGTGTGCCTGgaaggggtggagtgggggggagAGATACACCTCAGGCTTCTGGTTTTTTCCGGACATTTCCTCTGTAAAGTGTGCAGAGGGAAGGCAGTTTGAGGAggccccagcctgggcccccccAGCTTTGACCTGCCATCCATGCTGGCCCCGGGGACAGCTGTGGCCAGTCTGTGGCCAGTCCGGGTCAAGCAGTGGCTCCTTCTCATACGGGCCCCGTGCTTTTCTGGATGATTCATGTTGCTCTAACTTGGGTTACACCAGGGCAGGTAACCTGGCTGATCAGGAGGGGCTGGTGGATGTTCCGTgtcaggcaggggctggggaagaaGGCATGGCTGAAAAATCAACCCGAGGAAGGAGGCTAGAGTGAGCAAGGATGGGCCTGGGGAGGACTGGGCATTGAGACACAGATGGCTTTTTCTCTGGGAGAAGGGCGGCCTTGGGAACCCGGGGATGAGTCCAAACAAAGCTGATTTGCTCTGGAAGGAGGCTCCCGTGCAGCCTATATTCCAAGCGGGCCCTGCTCACATAGTCCCTGTGAATTTGTTCAACCACTTCTGTGGAATAGTATAACAGACATGcgtaattttatttatatagattaTATCCTTCTGACTTTGGGAGAACCAAAAATATCCATTCCCTTATGAACTGATGGAAATGTTACGTGGGAGGGGCTGGATTCTTTTTCTACATCCCATGTggcaaaatcaaaagttggcaACCCCATGTTTGCCTCCTtagttacatgtatttttttttaagtaatctccttGCTTCACAAAATGTAACATCTAGCCCAGAGTGACTCAGTGTTTTCTGTGACCACAGATAAGAGGGGGTTGACGACACACGCTCTGCCATGTTGAGTCGGGTGGCTTCCTGAGCTCCCTCTGATGtgttgcagaaagaaaaaaatctgatgttGGAGGAAAAAATCACCCTTCTGCAGCAGGAGAATGAGGAGCTCCATGTCCGGGGTCGCAACCAGATGGTTATGTCCAGGtagctgccccctgccccctctcctcccagcccctcccttttAGCCAGAATCTCTACTGAGGAGGGTCTCTGAGAAGCCTCCGGAATGGATTGACAGGTGGCCCAGGCCTTTCTGGGGAATGGGCTCCTCTTGCCCTGGGAGTCAAGACTCCCAAGGGACCCAGCTCTGCCTAGAAGCCTGTCTCGGTGCCCTCACTGGTGTGTGTCCCCATCCTGGCAGTGTAGGCTCCACGGCAAAGCCCAATAcaggaagaggagacaggaaaTGTCTAGCTGAGGTGacctaatgaatgaatgaatgtatacatgaatgaatgaactgctTAGAGCCTGCCTCATGTGTCAGACATCATTCGCTGAATACCTTACATATTGTCTCGCCTAATCCTCATAATTACTCGAAGAGCTGGGTCCTCCTATTCTCAGTCCCATTTTACCCAATAGGACATTGATATTTGGCAAGAGGAAATAACTAGTTCAAGGTTACATGGCTAACTGGTGGGGCAGATCTGAACCCGGAGTTGCCTGCCTGGGAGGGCCAGGCTCCTCAGTCAAGGGATGGAATGACCTGCACACAGGCAGACGACAGGGCGACAGGGCGGTAGGGGCCCTGCAGCAGGCTGGCAGCCCTTGTGAGGAGGGCTTCACAACCAATGGGTGGGTCTGTGCGGCCCCACTGTTTCCCCCTGGCGACGCCGACCCCTCTGCATCCACAGGCAGCTCTCGGAGGACCTGCTTCTCGCCCGCGAGGCCCTGGAGAAGGAGTGCCAGTTGCGGCGACAGCTCcagcaggagaaggaggagctGCTGTACCGGGTCCTTGGGGGCCCCGACGCCTCCCCCGCCTTCCCTCTGGCCTCAGTCACCCCCACCGAGGTCTCCTTCCTCGCCAGCTAGGACACAGGGCCAGGACGTCTGTGGTCACANNNNNNNNNNNNNNNNNNNNNNNNNNNNNNNNNNNNNNNNNNNNNNNNNNNNNNNNNNNNNNNNNNNNNNNNNNNNNNNNNNNNNNNNNNNNNNNNNNNNgggggggggggggggggcttgggcCGTGCAAGATCACCCACCGGGCTTTGAGGCCCCAGAAGCGCCCACCCCTCGAGTTGGCCCAGGAAACAAGCAAAGAGGAGTCCTTCCGTTCTTCCTCGTTCTCTCCATCCAAATCAGGGAAGTCCCGAGCTTTTCTCAGGGGCAGCCAGTGGCGCTGCGGCCATCTGACGAAGAAGTGACAACCCACTGGTCTTGACTTGTCAGCTTCCCCCAGATGTTTCCACCTCTGGCCGGGCcctccctcagcctcagtttaCCTCTCCTCTAAAACAGCCAGGGGACCCGAGCGAATGATACTTGAGTCACTTCTGTGCCCCATTCTGGGATGGTGTGAGGCTCAGACTCGGGgctggggaaaggaggaggaagtggcCCACACCCTGGGAATCAACAGGGAAAGGCAGGCTGCTGGTAAGGGAGTTGCTGGAGGCCCTTGGGGCTGCTGCTGGGGATAGTGTGGGGCGTGCCACTGCTCCTGGTCCCAGAGTCTGTCAGCCCAGGGGTTAAGCCAGAACTCCTCCCCCACCAGGCAAGACTCACTTCTCAGCCCTCCTGGTCCCTCAGTCTCAGTGTCCCCTGGGTACACCTAACAGGCAGAGCTTGGACCTCTTCCCTGCACCCAACAAGGAAGCCGAAGTGGGGAGTGGGACCCACAAAGCCAGGACTAGGACCTCCTCTGTCATCCAGCTCTTAGTGTGGTGTGCTTGTTTTTCCTCCCCAGGCTTTGGAAGGATCAGATGTGTGACTTAGTCTTTCTCCTAGTCCTCTATCTGTCCCACTCACTTCTGGTCTCTCTCTTATTCCTTCCTACCTTGACTCCTACCACCCCTGATGCCAGGCGCCAGGACCCTGGACCCTGGCCCTCGGCTTCCCCATCAGTGCAGAAGTAACCAAGCTAAAGTAACCAAGCTCAGCAGGCCTGTCCACCCAGACCGTCTGTGGATTTACTATTCTTCTGAGGAAGCTTCAGGTTAGCCAGATGCTATCATGATAACCCTCCCCTGCACAGAACATTTTAATTCAATGCTCTCAGATACACTTCCCTCCTCTCATCTGCCTAGGATCCTTGAAGCCCGTTCTTATCCCTCTTCAGCAGCAGAGCAAACCGATCACCATCACGAGAGCCAGAGGGCCTTGCCTGAGATCCCTCAGCTCTAGCCCCAGGCCGCAGGCCAGCAAGTAAGAAAAGACAATCCAGTAGCACTGAGGTTTCCTCCATCATCCCAGACTGCcttctttattccactggatctGGTCTGGTCTTTAGCCATCTGTAGTTCTGCGAGTTCATATGTGACTGTTTCTCCACTTCTCCCCTAGTAGGGCTAGGGGAGTGCTGAGCTGTTTCTCCAGCCATGCAAAAATAAGTTGTCCATCTGGGAGCCTTGGGAACAGCTCTGGAGTGAAGTACAAATGTACATCTTCATGCAACTTTTCCCAGAGCTTGTCTGGGATACACCCATTCATTGCACATTAATAGGCCTGACCAAGAAAAGAATTGATAGCCAAGTAATTTGAGGAACTCTAGGTACAGTCCAGTTAAACAGATCTGCAAAgtgcaggacttctcagaacctTAAATATGGTAATGTGCACTGCAAATTTCCAAGAAGGAAGCAGAGTGTCCAGCATTTTCTAAACTCCTGTGAGCAACTTTTACCCCAACCTAAGCACTTCAGACTGCAGAATGCACTTTAGAAAGCATGATTTTAATTgagaggggcagggctggagaaGGGGCAGGTTGTGGGGAGCAAGGTTCCCCTCATGTAGCCTATGGCAGATGCAAGGAGATAAACTGTGGTCATGGCCTCATGCCGAGGCAGACAAGCTGTGGAAACTATGGAATTGTGTTTATCTGGCCCCTGCGGTTtcctgggagagggaggaggtgatCCCTCTCTGAGGACCTCTGCGAGTGGCAGGGATCATTGAGGGATATGGTCTGGGCTTGGGGGACTCGCCAGTGACTCTGCGCTCCCTCCTGGGGTGCTGGTACCCTGCTGGCCCTAGCTTTACCCAGCCTTGAAATGGTGCCTGATGTTGGAGTGACGACTGGCCATGGGAAGAGGTCAGGGCTTGGAGGGAGGCTGCGAGGCTGATGCGAGGCGTGGAAGCAGTGATGGGCGGGCAGAGTATCGGGGGGAGCACCAAGGCTCTTTCTTCTCTGTGGAGGACAGTGGCTTGGCACCAAAAACACCAAGGTTCACGCGGTTACCTACCCCTGTTTCTCCCCATTGCTCTACACTGGGATGCTGGCAGCCAGGGAGGGAGctaggagggggcaggggacacagaaggGCTTCTGGTCACATGGACGTGGGTGGTGGCAGTCCCTGTGCCCTGAAGGTTGGTGGCCCAGCAGTTGTAGATGCTAGAGTCCCCAGCCCGGGCCTCTTCCACATGCAGGgcgctccctgcctccccctgcaccTGGCCCTCTCTGTGAATGACATTGGCCCACTCGCTGACGTAGGGGGGTCAGCCCAGCTGCTGGAACAAAAAATAACTGTCCATCAGCGACCCCAGATGTCTTCTCTGACTTAGGCACCAGCAGGCAAGTAAGAGGCACTGTGGGACagtgactcacccaaggtcacacacacacacacatatccgaGCACCTGGAAGGCCAGGTTCTTTGTGGCAAATGTGAGCTTCTCAAGTCCCT
This region of Suricata suricatta isolate VVHF042 chromosome 6, meerkat_22Aug2017_6uvM2_HiC, whole genome shotgun sequence genomic DNA includes:
- the CCDC69 gene encoding coiled-coil domain-containing protein 69, whose amino-acid sequence is MGCGHSRPSCCKAPKKRHRKPDQPPRPQPQEIGPLNGDTATTVQLCASEEAERCQKEITRILQQHEEDRKKWAQQVEKERELELREKLDEQRRALEGEHEEALQVLRASHEQEKEALTHSFQEAKETLQGTIDGLSSQLEVFQAKMKRVEESILSQDYKKHIQDYGSPSQFWEQELESLHFVIEMKNERIHELDKRLILMETVKEKNLMLEEKITLLQQENEELHVRGRNQMVMSRQLSEDLLLAREALEKECQLRRQLQQEKEELLYRVLGGPDASPAFPLASVTPTEVSFLAS